Proteins from one Terriglobales bacterium genomic window:
- a CDS encoding APC family permease yields MTLSTSQPAHKKGITLWPLIAATYFMASGGPYGLEEAVSSAGYSGAILLILVTPLIWSLPTGLMIAELASAIPAEGGYYVWVRRAMGPFWGFQEAWLSLASSIFDLAIYPTLFVAYLGRILPGADQGWHGVAIGALVIVVCLIWNLAGGRAVGEGSLGMLILMIGPFAVLITAAFLHWGKMGGVAGSQPITHSGLIAGLLVCMWNYMGYDNAATVAGEVENPQRTYPVGIILTMLLVAIDYSTPVFAMSRSGIGPEQWSTGSWASLGGMLGGSGLRVALVVGGMVSSFGQFNALLMSYSRLPLAMAEDGFLPRVFARVQQRTGAPYVAIIACAVLYGACLGFGFDRLVTLDVLLWGASLVLEFLALIFLRLQQPQLDRPFRVPGGLPGAILVATLPTALLIVAGLYAGEEQIAGMSVWLFGLLVISGGVLAYALSRATARLRFAPAGR; encoded by the coding sequence ATGACCCTCAGCACCTCACAACCCGCTCATAAAAAAGGCATTACCCTCTGGCCGCTCATCGCCGCCACCTATTTCATGGCTTCCGGCGGACCGTATGGACTGGAGGAGGCGGTCAGCTCGGCTGGATACTCCGGAGCTATTCTGCTGATCCTGGTCACGCCGCTCATCTGGAGCCTTCCTACCGGGCTCATGATTGCCGAGCTGGCAAGTGCGATTCCGGCCGAGGGCGGCTACTACGTCTGGGTGCGGCGAGCGATGGGTCCGTTCTGGGGATTCCAAGAAGCTTGGCTCTCTCTGGCCTCCAGCATCTTCGACCTGGCGATCTATCCGACCCTCTTCGTGGCATACCTCGGCCGGATATTGCCCGGAGCCGACCAAGGCTGGCATGGTGTCGCGATCGGCGCGCTCGTAATTGTCGTGTGCCTGATCTGGAACCTCGCTGGCGGCCGAGCAGTAGGCGAAGGCTCGCTCGGCATGCTCATCCTCATGATTGGACCGTTCGCCGTCCTCATCACCGCCGCCTTTCTGCACTGGGGAAAGATGGGAGGTGTTGCCGGCTCGCAGCCGATCACCCACTCTGGTCTGATTGCCGGGCTGCTGGTCTGCATGTGGAACTACATGGGATACGACAACGCGGCGACCGTTGCGGGAGAAGTTGAGAATCCGCAGCGAACGTATCCCGTCGGCATCATTTTGACGATGCTTCTGGTCGCGATCGATTACTCCACGCCAGTCTTCGCGATGTCTCGAAGCGGAATTGGTCCCGAGCAATGGAGCACCGGATCATGGGCGTCTCTCGGCGGAATGCTCGGCGGCTCCGGCTTGCGGGTCGCGCTGGTTGTTGGTGGCATGGTGAGTTCATTTGGACAATTCAATGCGCTCCTGATGAGCTACTCGCGTCTGCCGTTAGCGATGGCGGAAGACGGATTTCTGCCGCGCGTGTTCGCCCGAGTGCAGCAGCGCACGGGTGCCCCCTATGTTGCGATCATCGCGTGTGCTGTGCTGTACGGAGCATGCCTGGGCTTCGGATTCGATCGCCTCGTCACCCTCGACGTACTGCTTTGGGGCGCAAGCCTGGTGCTGGAATTTCTGGCGTTAATATTCCTGCGTTTGCAGCAGCCGCAACTGGACCGTCCATTCCGCGTGCCGGGAGGCCTGCCAGGAGCAATATTGGTTGCCACTCTCCCGACAGCCTTGCTGATCGTCGCCGGCTTGTATGCCGGTGAAGAACAGATCGCAGGAATGAGCGTATGGCTATTTGGGTTACTGGTGATAAGCGGGGGCGTGCTGGCATATGCACTCTCTCGCGCAACGGCACGGCTGCGCTTCGCTCCGGCGGGCCGCTGA
- a CDS encoding DUF4252 domain-containing protein yields the protein MRRIAIFILLAGTIGFAQEIKMPVDLDKLAAKASETTEVTLNGRTLQLAAKFMNDEGDEEARNIVKKLKGIYVRSFEFDSPGQYSEADVESVRSQLKSPVWEKVVNVHSKREGENAEIYFKTDSSDQIAGLVVIAADPKELTIVHIDGPLDPSDLDKIGGDFGVPRLETRPQTKPTKAGTR from the coding sequence ATGAGACGTATTGCGATTTTTATCCTGCTCGCGGGCACGATCGGGTTCGCGCAGGAGATAAAAATGCCTGTCGATCTCGACAAGCTCGCGGCCAAGGCAAGTGAAACGACCGAGGTAACGCTTAACGGCCGGACTCTGCAGCTTGCGGCGAAGTTCATGAACGATGAAGGCGATGAAGAAGCTCGCAACATCGTGAAGAAGCTGAAGGGAATCTACGTGCGCAGTTTCGAGTTCGATTCACCGGGCCAATATTCCGAGGCAGACGTGGAATCCGTTCGTTCGCAACTGAAGTCTCCAGTATGGGAGAAAGTTGTGAATGTACACAGCAAGCGCGAGGGTGAGAACGCGGAGATCTACTTCAAGACGGATTCCAGCGATCAGATCGCGGGCCTGGTAGTGATTGCCGCCGATCCGAAAGAACTCACGATCGTGCACATCGATGGGCCACTCGATCCCAGCGACCTCGACAAGATCGGCGGTGATTTTGGTGTCCCACGGCTTGAGACGCGTCCGCAGACGAAGCCGACGAAAGCAGGTACACGATGA
- a CDS encoding YceI family protein produces MRRRVFPFLAAVLFATAAWAQGSEWQIDPAHTTVGFTVRHMGISNVHGRFTKVSGTANIDDSDITKSSVNATMDIASITTGNDSRDNDLRSPNYFDAAQFPTMTFKSKSVTKNGDNKLKIVGDLTIKGVTKEVTLDVDGPSSPIKMGPNQRRGLSASTSINRKDFGVGAKTPSAMVGEEIKIQIDAELTQKAGQ; encoded by the coding sequence ATGAGACGTCGTGTATTCCCGTTTTTAGCCGCTGTTCTGTTTGCAACCGCCGCCTGGGCACAAGGTTCGGAGTGGCAAATCGACCCGGCACACACCACGGTTGGCTTTACCGTGCGCCACATGGGCATCAGCAACGTCCACGGACGGTTCACGAAAGTAAGCGGCACGGCTAACATCGACGACAGCGACATCACCAAATCGAGCGTGAATGCGACCATGGACATCGCCTCGATCACCACTGGCAACGACAGCCGTGACAACGATCTTCGCAGCCCGAACTACTTCGACGCCGCCCAGTTCCCGACTATGACGTTCAAATCCAAGAGCGTGACTAAGAATGGCGACAACAAGCTCAAAATTGTTGGCGACCTGACGATCAAGGGCGTAACGAAAGAAGTCACTCTGGACGTGGACGGTCCGTCATCTCCGATCAAGATGGGCCCCAATCAGCGACGTGGACTCTCGGCTAGTACTTCCATCAACCGCAAGGATTTTGGTGTAGGCGCCAAGACACCATCGGCAATGGTTGGTGAAGAGATCAAGATCCAAATTGATGCAGAACTAACGCAGAAGGCTGGGCAGTAG
- a CDS encoding helix-turn-helix transcriptional regulator: MPTKRRKQGAYMISAVAEMYGIHPQTLRLYEREGLLKPSRTEGNTRLYTDADLERLEFILSLARDLGVNISGIAIILNMRERMEEMQRQMQEFVKFVQSEVFSRAAAAHSDPSKGAIIPLHRPVLPNVRERKR; this comes from the coding sequence ATGCCAACCAAACGACGTAAACAAGGTGCGTACATGATCTCGGCTGTCGCTGAGATGTACGGTATTCATCCGCAGACGCTTCGGCTCTATGAGCGCGAAGGTCTGCTCAAACCTTCGCGGACGGAAGGCAACACGCGTCTCTACACGGATGCAGATCTTGAGCGTCTGGAATTTATTCTCAGCCTCGCCCGCGACCTGGGCGTGAACATCTCCGGCATTGCGATCATCCTCAACATGCGCGAACGCATGGAAGAGATGCAGCGGCAGATGCAGGAGTTCGTGAAGTTTGTGCAGAGCGAAGTCTTCTCGCGTGCTGCGGCAGCGCACTCCGATCCAAGTAAGGGCGCGATAATCCCTCTTCATCGCCCTGTCCTGCCCAATGTAAGAGAGCGGAAGCGCTAA
- a CDS encoding Xaa-Pro peptidase family protein — protein sequence MITRREFSKLAGLSGAAALIPEIAHAQEPKATALPPSIAELQSRKSEARPITVEERRERLERARQLMRDNKLDAIFMIGGTSLLYFTNIRWWNSERLFAAIIPAKGDPFYVCPAFEEDRAREQIANGPGGNNADVRTWQEDQDPYRLVAAGLKDRGIGAGRLGIEERTTFVFSDGVAKAAPQVTITSATPVTAGCRMIKTAHELELMRLANQVTLQAYEAVYKALQPGMTQYDFANLISEAYGKLGFRGDASVNVGEWSALPHGSAKPQVIREGTIVLIDDGCTVEGYQSDISRTFVLGKPTDKMRSVFDIVHRAQSAALKQAKPGVEAQSVDAAARKVITDAGYGPGYKYFTHRLGHGIGMDGHEWPYLVHGDTLALHPGMTFSDEPGIYIRGEFGVRLEDDMHITEDGAELFTPQSPSLEDPFGN from the coding sequence ATGATTACTCGTCGCGAATTTTCCAAGCTCGCAGGACTATCCGGTGCAGCGGCTCTCATTCCCGAAATTGCACACGCACAAGAACCCAAAGCTACGGCTCTGCCCCCATCAATTGCCGAACTTCAGTCGCGAAAGAGTGAAGCCAGGCCAATCACGGTAGAAGAACGGCGTGAGCGGCTCGAACGCGCGCGACAACTTATGCGCGACAACAAGCTGGACGCGATCTTCATGATCGGCGGCACCTCGCTGCTGTACTTCACCAATATCCGCTGGTGGAACAGTGAGCGGCTGTTTGCGGCGATCATTCCGGCGAAAGGCGACCCGTTCTACGTTTGTCCGGCCTTCGAGGAAGATCGTGCGCGCGAGCAGATCGCGAACGGTCCCGGCGGCAACAACGCCGACGTGCGTACCTGGCAGGAAGATCAAGATCCCTATCGCTTAGTAGCGGCAGGGCTGAAGGATCGCGGGATTGGTGCTGGACGGCTGGGGATTGAAGAACGAACGACGTTCGTCTTCAGCGACGGTGTGGCCAAGGCTGCGCCGCAGGTGACGATTACCAGCGCCACCCCAGTAACCGCCGGCTGTCGCATGATCAAGACTGCACATGAACTCGAGCTGATGCGACTGGCGAATCAGGTAACGCTGCAGGCGTACGAAGCTGTGTACAAAGCCCTCCAGCCCGGCATGACACAGTACGATTTTGCCAACCTGATCTCTGAGGCTTACGGCAAACTGGGATTTCGGGGCGATGCCAGCGTGAACGTTGGAGAATGGTCTGCGCTCCCCCACGGCTCAGCCAAGCCGCAGGTCATTCGCGAAGGAACGATCGTGCTGATTGACGACGGATGCACCGTCGAAGGCTATCAATCTGACATCAGCCGCACGTTCGTTCTGGGAAAGCCGACCGACAAAATGCGGTCGGTCTTTGACATCGTTCACCGGGCCCAGAGTGCGGCGCTGAAGCAAGCCAAGCCAGGAGTCGAAGCTCAATCAGTAGATGCCGCAGCAAGGAAAGTCATTACCGATGCGGGCTACGGCCCTGGCTACAAGTACTTCACGCATCGCCTCGGCCATGGCATCGGTATGGATGGACACGAGTGGCCATACCTCGTTCATGGCGACACTCTGGCGTTACATCCTGGAATGACATTCAGCGATGAGCCGGGAATTTATATCCGTGGAGAATTCGGCGTGCGCCTCGAGGACGACATGCACATCACTGAAGACGGCGCTGAGCTATTCACGCCGCAGAGCCCATCGCTGGAGGATCCGTTTGGGAATTGA
- a CDS encoding sigma-70 family RNA polymerase sigma factor: protein MKLSAAAFADLVREHQAMVFSIAYRFLRDAAAAEELAQDVFLKLYHELPRLESADHVKFWLRKVITHRSLDYARSAYRRHAVALDDIPEPAVASADSDPLLAAALRKMVASLPPQARMIVVLRYEEEMEPHEIAEMLAIPVATVKSRLRRSLALLRGKAQRLMGETVR, encoded by the coding sequence GTGAAGCTAAGCGCAGCGGCGTTTGCCGATCTGGTTCGGGAGCATCAGGCGATGGTGTTCAGCATCGCCTATCGCTTCCTCCGCGACGCCGCCGCCGCCGAGGAGCTTGCGCAGGATGTCTTCCTGAAGCTCTATCACGAGCTGCCGCGGCTGGAATCGGCAGACCACGTGAAGTTCTGGCTGCGCAAGGTGATCACGCACCGCTCGCTCGATTATGCCCGATCAGCGTATCGACGACATGCTGTAGCTCTCGACGACATTCCGGAGCCCGCCGTCGCTTCTGCAGATTCCGATCCTCTGTTGGCAGCGGCGCTGCGCAAGATGGTGGCGTCGCTTCCGCCTCAAGCACGGATGATTGTGGTCCTGCGTTACGAGGAAGAGATGGAGCCGCACGAAATCGCGGAGATGCTGGCCATACCAGTTGCGACGGTGAAAAGCCGGTTGCGCAGAAGCCTCGCGCTGTTGCGCGGCAAAGCCCAACGCTTGATGGGAGAAACAGTTCGATGA
- the dnaK gene encoding molecular chaperone DnaK, with translation MAKIIGIDLGTTNSVVAVMEGGEPKVIANEEGGRTTPSVVAFTKSGERLVGQVAKRQAITNPENTIYSIKRFMGRRYDEVNDEMKMVPYKVVRQGDHVAVVAQGKEYTPPQISAMILQKLKKAAEDYLGGAVTEAVITVPAYFNDAQRQATKDAGKIAGLDVKRIVNEPTAAALAYGLDKKKDETIAVYDFGGGTFDISILEVGEGVIEVKSTNGDTHLGGDNIDQRIVEWLVDEFKKDEGLDLRSKGNEMALQRLRDAAEKAKIELSTAMESEINLPFITADASGPKHLVKKLTRSKLEQLVEDIIQRSVGPCKQAMKDAGVDASKIDEVVLVGGQTRMPRIQQLVKDLFGKEPHKGVNPDEVVAVGAAVQAGVLGGEVKDLLLLDVTPLTLSIETLGGVSTTMIPRNTTIPTKKTETFSTAADSQTSVEVHVLQGERPMAAQNRTLGKFHLTGIPPAPRGVPQIEVTFDIDANGILNVTAKDVATGKDQKITITSSSGLSKEEVERMAKDADAHAAEDKAKREEVEARNQLDSMVYQIEKMLKEHGDKISGSERSDVESALADAKKALEGTDASAMNSARERLTQASHKLAEAMYKTAQPSGAQAGPAAAGDGASPGEEKKKDEGVIDAEYVDMDKK, from the coding sequence ATGGCAAAGATTATTGGAATCGACTTGGGCACGACAAACTCAGTCGTGGCCGTCATGGAAGGCGGCGAGCCCAAGGTCATCGCGAACGAAGAAGGCGGGCGGACCACCCCATCCGTAGTCGCATTCACGAAGTCGGGCGAGCGACTGGTCGGCCAGGTAGCGAAGCGGCAGGCAATCACCAATCCCGAGAACACGATTTATTCGATCAAGCGCTTCATGGGACGCCGCTACGACGAAGTGAACGACGAAATGAAGATGGTCCCGTACAAAGTCGTCCGTCAGGGCGACCACGTCGCAGTCGTCGCGCAGGGCAAGGAGTACACGCCTCCGCAGATCTCGGCGATGATTCTGCAGAAACTGAAGAAGGCAGCCGAGGACTACCTCGGTGGAGCGGTCACGGAAGCGGTTATCACCGTCCCCGCGTACTTCAACGACGCGCAACGGCAGGCGACGAAAGACGCCGGCAAGATCGCTGGACTCGACGTAAAGCGAATCGTAAACGAGCCCACGGCGGCGGCGCTCGCCTACGGTCTCGACAAGAAGAAAGACGAGACCATCGCCGTGTACGACTTCGGCGGCGGCACCTTCGACATTTCCATTTTGGAAGTCGGGGAAGGCGTGATCGAAGTGAAGTCCACGAACGGTGACACGCACCTGGGCGGCGACAACATCGACCAGCGCATCGTCGAGTGGCTCGTCGATGAGTTCAAGAAAGATGAAGGTCTCGATTTGCGTTCGAAGGGCAACGAGATGGCCCTGCAGCGTCTGCGCGACGCAGCGGAGAAGGCCAAGATCGAGCTCTCGACCGCGATGGAGAGCGAGATCAACCTGCCCTTCATCACGGCCGATGCCAGCGGTCCGAAACACCTGGTGAAGAAACTCACGCGTTCCAAATTGGAACAATTGGTCGAAGACATCATCCAGCGCTCAGTTGGACCATGCAAGCAAGCAATGAAGGATGCGGGCGTCGACGCCAGCAAAATCGACGAGGTCGTGCTCGTCGGTGGACAGACGCGCATGCCGCGAATCCAGCAACTGGTAAAGGATCTTTTTGGGAAAGAGCCACACAAGGGCGTAAATCCTGACGAGGTCGTAGCAGTTGGCGCGGCGGTGCAGGCGGGCGTGCTGGGCGGAGAGGTGAAGGACCTCCTGCTGCTCGACGTGACTCCGCTCACGCTCTCGATCGAGACGCTGGGCGGCGTATCGACGACCATGATTCCGCGCAACACGACGATTCCAACCAAGAAGACGGAAACGTTCTCGACGGCGGCGGACAGTCAGACTTCGGTCGAAGTGCACGTGCTTCAGGGCGAGCGTCCGATGGCAGCGCAGAATCGTACGCTGGGGAAATTTCATCTAACGGGAATCCCACCGGCTCCTCGTGGAGTGCCGCAGATCGAGGTCACGTTCGACATCGACGCGAACGGCATCCTCAACGTCACCGCAAAAGATGTAGCGACGGGCAAAGATCAGAAGATAACCATTACGTCTTCTTCCGGTCTAAGCAAAGAGGAAGTCGAGCGCATGGCAAAAGACGCCGATGCGCACGCTGCAGAAGACAAAGCCAAGCGCGAGGAAGTGGAAGCTCGCAATCAGCTCGACTCGATGGTGTATCAAATCGAGAAGATGCTGAAGGAACATGGAGACAAGATCTCCGGCAGCGAGCGTTCCGATGTGGAATCGGCGCTGGCCGATGCCAAGAAGGCGCTCGAAGGCACCGACGCAAGCGCGATGAACTCCGCGCGCGAGCGGCTCACGCAGGCTTCGCACAAGCTGGCTGAAGCAATGTACAAAACAGCTCAGCCCAGCGGAGCGCAAGCCGGGCCGGCCGCGGCAGGGGATGGCGCTTCGCCTGGAGAGGAAAAGAAGAAAGACGAAGGCGTGATCGACGCTGAGTACGTTGACATGGATAAGAAGTAA
- a CDS encoding J domain-containing protein, with protein MATQTKDYYATLGVKKTASEDEIRKAFRKLARKYHPDVNPGDKKAEEKFKEISEANDVLSDPKKRKIYDQVGFYSDNIDPATAEAYARAGGAGGFPGAAYTRSGGGAQGVPFDFGGFDFSDFASGAGRAQSGAGGGGFRDIFSSIFSGGGARPEPQAPEPGTELEYQVTVGFWQAIRGTVMRLNITRQDVCPMCKGTATVGSGKTCPDCKGTGQVTQTSGRMKFNMACPRCHGSGQIMNECPNCHGQGLISVTEPLEVRIKPGTRDGQRIRIAGKGNAGRGGGPAGDLFIIIRIEQHSVFHRDGDDIHVTVPISISEAALGAKIEVPTIDGRAQLKIPPGTQSGQKLRMREKGVPSATKEGVRGDEIVEVKIAVPQLRDERSRELMRELARLNAEDPRAELWGKTSY; from the coding sequence ATGGCAACGCAAACCAAAGATTATTACGCCACGCTCGGTGTCAAGAAGACCGCCTCGGAAGACGAGATCCGCAAGGCATTCAGGAAGCTTGCGCGCAAATACCATCCTGACGTCAATCCCGGAGACAAGAAGGCAGAAGAAAAGTTCAAAGAGATCTCTGAAGCCAACGACGTTCTCAGCGATCCCAAGAAACGCAAGATCTACGACCAGGTCGGCTTCTACTCCGACAACATCGATCCCGCAACGGCCGAAGCCTACGCGCGCGCAGGCGGAGCAGGAGGCTTTCCCGGCGCAGCCTACACGCGAAGCGGAGGCGGCGCGCAGGGAGTTCCCTTTGATTTCGGCGGTTTCGATTTTTCCGATTTCGCCAGCGGAGCTGGGCGGGCGCAGTCCGGAGCTGGCGGAGGAGGTTTCCGCGATATCTTCTCCAGTATTTTTTCTGGAGGCGGCGCTCGCCCCGAACCGCAAGCTCCCGAGCCGGGAACAGAACTTGAATATCAGGTCACCGTTGGATTCTGGCAGGCAATTCGCGGCACGGTCATGCGCCTGAACATCACGAGACAAGACGTCTGCCCGATGTGCAAAGGCACCGCAACGGTCGGCTCAGGCAAGACGTGTCCGGACTGCAAAGGCACAGGTCAGGTCACGCAGACCAGTGGACGCATGAAGTTCAACATGGCCTGCCCGCGTTGTCACGGAAGTGGACAGATCATGAACGAGTGCCCGAACTGCCATGGGCAGGGCCTGATTAGTGTGACCGAGCCGCTCGAAGTGCGCATTAAGCCGGGCACGCGCGACGGTCAGCGTATCCGTATCGCGGGCAAAGGCAACGCCGGACGCGGCGGCGGCCCTGCAGGCGATCTGTTTATCATCATTCGTATCGAACAGCACTCGGTTTTTCACCGTGATGGTGATGACATTCACGTCACCGTGCCTATCTCGATCAGCGAGGCCGCGTTAGGCGCAAAGATCGAGGTACCCACGATCGACGGACGAGCGCAGCTAAAGATTCCGCCCGGGACGCAGAGCGGACAAAAGCTGCGCATGAGAGAAAAAGGTGTGCCTTCAGCAACGAAAGAAGGCGTGCGCGGAGACGAGATCGTCGAAGTCAAGATTGCCGTGCCCCAATTGCGCGATGAGCGCTCGCGGGAGCTTATGCGAGAATTGGCGCGGCTGAATGCGGAAGATCCCCGGGCGGAGCTGTGGGGAAAGACGAGCTACTAG
- a CDS encoding nuclear transport factor 2 family protein translates to MSRKQGVARKTIPLCGIVLVLGMLGCGRGSFYSAIANSKPATKSDTTEKQKLITTIQHFLKEVPKNERETFDLFFADDVIYTRGTGQVITKKDILADTGNSTVPRANATYEGEDFQVHWYGPFAVVNFRLVMHATEDNKPVTRTFRNTGTLMRRDDKWQAVAWQATPIEQKEVVRREVRVSTVSR, encoded by the coding sequence GTGAGCCGAAAACAAGGCGTTGCACGAAAAACGATCCCGCTGTGCGGGATCGTTCTCGTTTTGGGAATGCTTGGATGTGGCCGAGGTTCTTTTTACTCCGCAATTGCCAATTCAAAACCTGCTACAAAGAGCGACACGACGGAAAAACAGAAACTGATTACAACCATTCAGCATTTTCTAAAAGAGGTTCCTAAGAACGAGCGTGAAACGTTTGATCTTTTCTTTGCTGATGACGTGATCTACACGCGCGGCACAGGACAGGTGATCACAAAGAAAGACATCCTGGCTGACACCGGCAACTCCACTGTGCCACGTGCGAATGCAACATATGAAGGAGAAGATTTTCAAGTTCACTGGTACGGACCTTTCGCCGTCGTGAACTTTCGTCTGGTGATGCACGCGACCGAGGACAACAAGCCGGTGACGCGCACATTCCGCAACACCGGAACACTCATGAGGCGCGACGACAAATGGCAGGCAGTTGCCTGGCAGGCGACGCCGATTGAGCAGAAAGAAGTAGTTCGTCGAGAAGTTCGCGTCAGCACCGTTTCGCGGTAG
- a CDS encoding adenylate/guanylate cyclase domain-containing protein, whose amino-acid sequence MSRIIISGPDGKRGVLELTKPVVSIGRGSANDLVLQDSSVSRFHAVIKVQNGKAFIADRDSTNGIIVGGQRVDEWQLQDSDVAKLGCYELRYEEVRDSGILIKSSDLLSTLNKVLRRNRAEDIATKVAGQVSSELTHQIERLERENQLLSMVYDAGIALSSRLALDEISEQVMNFAFRIEGVERGFMMLFDENGEVARQSEVRYRQPITNGGTQPHIILSRAILERIREEQKPILVTDADTDERFTGSESMRIAGLRSAMCAPLLGRGKLFGILYVDNLARPHAFTQDEWNVFALLATQAGAAIDTLTAHEQIAQQVTQRTALERFLAPEVVEMVAKNPQDVRLGGINQKVSVLFADIRDFTTLSEKMKPEKVVEILNHYFTHFTEIIFDHGGTLDKFLGDGVMAVFGAPVSKGNDAENSVRAAQAIQRLVAELNRDAAEREWPEIRVGVGVNTGIVTAGNIGSPKRIDYTVIGDTVNTASRLMASASSGKIIISQHTAAELSPEKFPLRALEPLRLKGKTKPVRCFSVEWRKAKAAKR is encoded by the coding sequence ATGAGCCGCATTATCATCTCAGGCCCAGATGGCAAGCGCGGCGTCCTCGAATTAACCAAGCCTGTGGTCAGCATCGGCCGCGGATCAGCCAATGATCTTGTGCTGCAAGACAGTAGCGTCAGCCGCTTTCACGCGGTCATCAAGGTCCAAAACGGGAAAGCGTTCATTGCCGACCGGGACAGTACAAACGGGATCATTGTCGGCGGACAGCGTGTGGATGAATGGCAACTGCAAGACAGCGATGTCGCCAAACTCGGATGTTACGAGCTGCGCTACGAGGAAGTACGCGATTCCGGAATTCTGATCAAAAGCTCCGATCTGCTTTCCACGCTGAATAAAGTCCTGCGCCGCAACCGGGCTGAGGACATTGCGACGAAGGTCGCGGGACAAGTGTCGTCAGAGCTGACTCACCAGATCGAACGGTTGGAGCGCGAGAATCAACTGCTGAGCATGGTCTACGACGCCGGAATCGCGCTCAGCTCCAGGCTCGCGCTCGACGAAATCTCTGAGCAGGTGATGAACTTCGCATTCCGCATTGAAGGTGTGGAGCGCGGATTCATGATGCTCTTCGATGAAAACGGCGAGGTTGCTCGCCAGAGCGAAGTTCGGTATCGCCAGCCCATCACAAATGGAGGCACGCAACCGCACATCATACTGAGTCGTGCCATTCTGGAACGCATTCGCGAGGAACAGAAGCCCATTCTGGTAACCGATGCTGACACCGACGAGCGCTTTACCGGCAGCGAAAGCATGCGGATTGCAGGTCTGCGCTCGGCCATGTGCGCTCCTCTGCTGGGACGAGGAAAGTTGTTCGGAATTCTTTACGTCGACAATCTCGCTCGTCCTCATGCATTCACGCAGGATGAGTGGAACGTGTTCGCCTTATTAGCAACGCAAGCGGGAGCAGCCATCGACACGCTCACAGCGCATGAACAAATTGCGCAGCAAGTTACCCAGCGTACCGCTTTGGAACGATTTCTTGCACCCGAAGTGGTGGAGATGGTGGCAAAAAATCCGCAGGACGTGCGCCTCGGCGGCATAAATCAAAAGGTCAGCGTCCTCTTTGCCGACATCCGCGACTTCACTACTCTGAGCGAAAAGATGAAGCCGGAGAAGGTGGTCGAAATCTTGAATCACTATTTCACCCACTTTACTGAGATCATCTTCGATCACGGTGGCACGCTGGATAAGTTTCTGGGCGACGGCGTGATGGCCGTTTTCGGCGCGCCCGTCAGCAAGGGCAATGATGCGGAGAACTCGGTACGCGCCGCGCAAGCGATTCAGCGGCTTGTGGCGGAATTGAATCGTGACGCCGCAGAGCGTGAGTGGCCCGAGATTCGCGTCGGCGTCGGTGTCAATACGGGAATTGTCACCGCTGGGAACATTGGCTCGCCAAAACGAATCGACTACACGGTAATCGGGGACACGGTGAATACTGCATCAAGATTGATGGCGAGCGCCTCCTCGGGGAAGATCATCATTTCTCAACATACCGCGGCGGAACTCTCGCCTGAGAAGTTCCCCCTGCGCGCCCTGGAACCGCTCCGACTGAAGGGCAAAACAAAGCCTGTGCGTTGCTTCAGCGTGGAATGGCGCAAAGCCAAAGCTGCCAAGCGATAG